One genomic segment of Protaetiibacter intestinalis includes these proteins:
- a CDS encoding FtsX-like permease family protein: MSRLSTPGLLGTHLRSGIGADALIAVLVAITVFAAAAVPSALAALTTAQLRYAASELTAARRDLTATGPLGAQFGETTDPAARLDHLDRSVDGFPAWYGEPLDSALGDGLWVATARPDAASPREPAVSAPPLTLQLALDPGWDSRVRLVAGSPPATWDDADDPLPIAISAGLARQLQLEVGELIDSTEVLEVAAIYEASDPADPYWQHMPLLLEPLTAAPPGASISAATYVAPESARLLAPRLGSATVTTWWPVLTDQLTAAGTPALLASLRETPALGRYVISGTELRFASELPDALDTATARTGFVVALFALLATGPLGVVLAVDGQAAHAVVARRRAALALSAARGASARQLRGAMAVEGLLIGVPAAALGYLATRLAFPGEFSWTGAGFAILFGLAPAVLLAVLSPVRAGAGERADLAVRSRSGARWVAEAAVLGVTALAVFLVFRRGLAASAAQVGVDPLLTAVPLLLAVSGCVLTLRLYPALLLLVHRTARARPGAVPLLGAARAVRTPALGFATGFALLVGMSISVFSVGVASTIQSALDTADPAAGAISPDEPVLAGLRLTLLLGAVAAILLGALAVVLGSVAASGPRNRLLGVARVLGFSRRQLGALVGWELAPLAIVALVVGTAVGAGELLLVVAAFDLRPFLGTTDAVLPVLDPVQVGLVVAVFAAVVLAAGLATASIARRVSPVSSIKMGAE, encoded by the coding sequence ATGAGCAGACTGTCGACGCCGGGCCTGCTCGGCACCCACCTGCGCTCCGGCATCGGGGCGGATGCGCTCATCGCCGTGCTCGTGGCGATCACGGTGTTCGCGGCGGCCGCGGTGCCGAGCGCGCTCGCGGCGCTCACCACCGCGCAGCTGCGGTACGCGGCATCCGAGCTCACCGCGGCGCGCCGCGACCTCACCGCGACCGGGCCGCTCGGCGCGCAGTTCGGCGAGACGACCGACCCCGCCGCCCGGCTCGACCACCTCGACCGCAGCGTCGACGGCTTCCCCGCCTGGTACGGCGAGCCGCTCGACAGCGCGCTCGGCGACGGTTTGTGGGTCGCCACGGCGCGGCCCGACGCGGCCTCGCCGCGCGAACCCGCCGTCTCCGCGCCGCCGCTCACCCTGCAGCTCGCCCTCGATCCCGGCTGGGACTCCCGGGTGCGACTCGTCGCCGGATCGCCGCCCGCGACGTGGGACGACGCGGACGATCCGCTGCCCATCGCGATCTCGGCGGGTCTCGCCCGGCAGCTCCAGCTCGAGGTGGGCGAGCTGATCGACAGCACCGAGGTGCTCGAGGTCGCCGCGATCTACGAGGCCAGCGACCCCGCCGACCCCTACTGGCAGCACATGCCGCTGCTGCTCGAACCGCTCACCGCGGCACCGCCGGGGGCATCCATCTCCGCCGCGACGTACGTCGCACCGGAGAGCGCCCGCCTGCTCGCCCCGCGGCTCGGGAGCGCCACCGTGACCACGTGGTGGCCGGTGCTGACCGACCAGCTCACCGCGGCGGGGACGCCGGCGCTGCTCGCCTCGCTCCGCGAGACCCCCGCGCTCGGCCGCTACGTGATCTCGGGCACCGAGCTGCGCTTCGCGAGCGAGCTGCCGGACGCCCTCGACACCGCGACGGCGCGGACCGGATTCGTCGTCGCCCTGTTCGCGCTCCTCGCCACGGGACCGCTCGGCGTCGTGCTCGCGGTCGACGGGCAGGCGGCGCACGCCGTCGTCGCCCGACGCCGCGCCGCGCTCGCCCTCTCCGCCGCGCGAGGCGCCTCCGCCCGGCAGCTGCGCGGCGCGATGGCCGTCGAGGGTCTGCTCATCGGCGTACCCGCGGCGGCCCTCGGCTACCTCGCGACGCGGCTCGCCTTCCCGGGCGAGTTCTCGTGGACGGGCGCGGGCTTCGCGATCCTCTTCGGGCTCGCCCCCGCGGTGCTGCTCGCGGTGCTCAGCCCGGTGCGGGCGGGCGCGGGCGAGCGGGCCGACCTCGCCGTGCGCTCCCGGAGCGGGGCACGCTGGGTCGCCGAAGCGGCGGTGCTCGGGGTCACCGCACTCGCGGTGTTCCTCGTCTTCCGTCGCGGTCTCGCCGCCTCGGCCGCACAGGTGGGGGTCGACCCCCTGCTCACCGCGGTGCCCCTGCTGCTCGCGGTCTCGGGCTGCGTGCTCACGCTGCGCCTCTACCCCGCCCTCCTGCTGCTCGTGCACCGCACGGCGCGGGCCCGGCCGGGCGCCGTCCCGCTGCTCGGCGCGGCACGTGCCGTGCGCACGCCCGCGCTCGGCTTCGCGACCGGGTTCGCCCTGCTCGTCGGCATGTCGATCTCGGTGTTCTCGGTCGGCGTCGCCTCAACCATCCAGTCGGCGCTCGACACCGCCGACCCCGCCGCGGGCGCGATCTCGCCCGACGAGCCGGTGCTCGCGGGGCTGCGGCTGACGCTGCTGCTGGGGGCGGTCGCGGCGATCCTGCTCGGGGCGCTCGCCGTCGTGCTCGGCTCGGTCGCCGCATCCGGTCCGCGCAACCGTCTGCTGGGCGTCGCGCGCGTGCTGGGCTTCTCGCGGCGCCAGCTCGGAGCGCTCGTCGGCTGGGAGCTCGCGCCGCTCGCGATCGTCGCGCTCGTCGTCGGCACGGCGGTGGGCGCGGGCGAGCTGCTGCTCGTCGTCGCGGCGTTCGACCTGCGCCCCTTCCTCGGGACCACGGATGCCGTGCTCCCCGTCCTCGACCCGGTGCAGGTCGGGCTCGTGGTCGCGGTGTTCGCGGCCGTCGTGCTCGCGGCCGGCCTCGCGACCGCGTCGATCGCCCGCCGGGTAAGCCCCGTGAGCAGCATCAAGATGGGAGCGGAATGA
- a CDS encoding benzoate/H(+) symporter BenE family transporter: MSASDVAQPIGAGIVGAVTGFASSFAIVVAGLHAVGASDAEAASGLLALCVMQGVVAIVLGLRYRMPLSFAWSTPGAAVLVAAEATTGDYRAAVGAFLLCGVLLLVTGLWPALARTMTRIPKPIASAMLAGILFPICVAPVLASVQLPALALPVVGVWLLLARLAPRWAVPAAVVMTVVVVIVSGEGADLAGAQLLPTVTVTWPVFDPAVLVGLGIPLYVVTMAGQNVPGFAVLTTFGYPHPPARAILASTGAATAAGAVFGGYTINLAALTAALMAGPDAHPDRGRRWIASVTAGAAYLVLGVGAGAATVLVAVSPPLLITAVAGLALFGAFASAATTAFEEPATRLVAVITFLVVASGIAVAGVGSAFWGLVAGGVAMLGLNGRRPRRVTA, from the coding sequence ATGAGCGCATCGGATGTCGCCCAGCCGATCGGCGCGGGGATCGTGGGGGCCGTCACGGGCTTCGCGAGCTCTTTCGCGATCGTCGTGGCGGGCCTGCACGCCGTCGGAGCCTCGGACGCCGAGGCCGCATCCGGTCTGCTCGCCCTGTGCGTCATGCAGGGCGTGGTCGCGATCGTGCTGGGGCTCCGGTATCGGATGCCGCTGAGCTTCGCGTGGTCGACGCCGGGTGCCGCCGTGCTCGTCGCGGCGGAGGCGACGACGGGCGACTACCGGGCGGCGGTGGGCGCCTTCCTGCTGTGCGGCGTGCTGCTGCTCGTGACGGGGCTGTGGCCCGCGCTCGCCCGGACGATGACGCGCATCCCGAAGCCGATCGCGAGCGCCATGCTCGCCGGCATCCTGTTCCCGATCTGCGTGGCGCCCGTGCTCGCCTCGGTGCAGCTGCCGGCGCTCGCGCTGCCGGTCGTCGGCGTCTGGCTGCTGCTGGCCCGCCTCGCGCCGCGGTGGGCGGTGCCGGCCGCGGTCGTCATGACGGTCGTCGTCGTGATCGTCTCGGGCGAGGGCGCCGACCTCGCGGGCGCGCAGCTGCTGCCGACGGTGACGGTGACCTGGCCGGTGTTCGACCCGGCCGTGCTCGTGGGGCTCGGGATCCCGCTCTACGTCGTCACGATGGCGGGGCAGAACGTGCCCGGCTTCGCGGTGCTCACGACGTTCGGCTACCCGCACCCGCCCGCCCGCGCGATCCTCGCGAGCACGGGTGCGGCGACCGCCGCGGGCGCCGTCTTCGGCGGCTACACGATCAACCTCGCGGCGCTGACGGCCGCGCTCATGGCGGGCCCCGACGCGCATCCGGATCGCGGACGGCGCTGGATCGCGTCGGTCACCGCGGGCGCCGCCTATCTCGTGCTCGGCGTCGGGGCGGGTGCCGCGACCGTGCTCGTGGCGGTGAGCCCGCCGCTGCTCATCACGGCCGTCGCGGGGCTCGCGCTCTTCGGCGCGTTCGCGAGCGCGGCGACGACGGCGTTCGAGGAGCCGGCGACGCGGCTCGTGGCCGTCATCACCTTCCTCGTCGTGGCATCCGGGATCGCCGTCGCGGGCGTCGGCTCGGCGTTCTGGGGCCTCGTGGCGGGCGGGGTCGCGATGCTGGGGCTCAACGGGCGGCGGCCCCGCCGCGTCACCGCCTAG
- a CDS encoding ABC transporter ATP-binding protein, with product MSEVGTGEVVLRADGLSRSYGAGETAVHALVDASLTLGSGELVIVRGASGSGKTTLLNLLGGLDTADAGRVRLGDTELTTASEAELVEVRRRRISYVFQSFALLPALSAAENVEIPLRLLAVPAAERDARVRELLELVGLAGHAEQRPAELSGGQQQRVALARALANRPELLIADEPTGQLDSRTAEAMMTLIAALVHEQGVAAILTTHDPRMVAAADRLLEMHDGHLTEIPLERGRHRARAETSTGADASR from the coding sequence ATGAGCGAGGTCGGGACGGGCGAGGTCGTGCTACGCGCGGACGGGCTCAGCCGCAGCTACGGCGCGGGCGAGACGGCCGTGCACGCGCTCGTCGACGCATCCCTCACCCTCGGCTCGGGTGAGCTCGTGATCGTGCGCGGCGCCTCGGGCTCCGGCAAGACGACCCTGCTGAACCTGCTCGGCGGGCTCGACACGGCGGATGCCGGGCGCGTGCGCCTCGGAGACACCGAGCTCACGACCGCGTCGGAGGCGGAGCTCGTCGAGGTGCGGCGGCGGCGGATCTCCTATGTGTTCCAGTCGTTCGCCCTGCTGCCGGCGCTCTCGGCGGCCGAGAACGTCGAGATCCCGCTGCGGCTGCTCGCCGTCCCCGCCGCCGAACGCGACGCGCGGGTGCGCGAGCTGCTCGAGCTCGTGGGCCTCGCGGGTCACGCCGAGCAGCGGCCCGCCGAGCTCTCGGGCGGTCAGCAGCAGCGGGTCGCCCTCGCCCGTGCACTCGCCAACCGTCCCGAGCTGCTCATCGCCGACGAGCCGACCGGCCAGCTCGACTCGCGCACCGCCGAGGCGATGATGACCCTCATCGCCGCCCTCGTGCACGAGCAGGGGGTCGCCGCGATCCTCACGACGCACGACCCGCGCATGGTCGCGGCGGCCGACCGGCTGCTCGAGATGCACGACGGGCACCTCACCGAGATCCCCCTGGAACGCGGCCGCCACCGGGCCCGCGCCGAGACCTCGACAGGCGCCGACGCCTCCCGTTAG
- a CDS encoding ABC transporter ATP-binding protein: MTAQIRCTDLVRIYTAVGVEVQALQGLTLEVERGELTAIVGASGSGKSTLLGILSGLDTPTAGRAEVAGHDLLTMTARERTRYRRETVGFVFQQTARNLLPYYTAAQNIALALALAHRPRAERAPRVDELLGLLGIEGVRDRMPAQMSGGQQQRVAIAVALANSPEVLLADEPTGELDEANSVLVLETLRDVNERLGVTVLIVTHDDTVSGHVRRTVQIRDGRTSTEVLRHTRTDETGAEHHVEREYAVLDRVGRLQLPHEYLERLRMRDRVRLELERDHVQVHPTGDEEDGR; this comes from the coding sequence ATGACCGCGCAGATCCGGTGCACCGACCTGGTGCGCATCTACACCGCCGTCGGGGTGGAGGTGCAGGCCCTGCAGGGTCTGACCCTCGAGGTCGAGCGGGGCGAGCTCACCGCGATCGTCGGCGCCTCCGGCTCCGGCAAGTCGACCCTGCTCGGCATCCTCTCCGGGCTCGACACCCCGACGGCCGGCCGCGCCGAGGTCGCCGGGCACGACCTGCTCACGATGACGGCCCGCGAGCGCACCCGGTACCGGCGCGAGACCGTGGGCTTCGTCTTCCAGCAGACCGCGCGCAACCTGCTGCCGTACTACACGGCGGCCCAGAACATCGCCCTCGCCCTCGCGCTCGCCCACCGTCCGCGCGCCGAACGCGCGCCGCGCGTCGACGAGCTGCTGGGGCTGCTCGGCATCGAGGGGGTGCGCGACCGGATGCCCGCGCAGATGTCGGGGGGCCAGCAGCAGCGCGTGGCGATCGCGGTGGCCCTCGCGAACTCCCCCGAGGTACTGCTCGCCGACGAGCCGACGGGCGAGCTCGACGAGGCGAACTCGGTGCTCGTGCTCGAGACGCTGCGCGACGTCAACGAGCGGCTCGGGGTGACGGTGCTCATCGTGACCCACGACGACACGGTCTCGGGCCACGTGCGCCGGACCGTGCAGATCCGCGACGGCCGCACCTCGACCGAGGTGCTCCGCCACACGCGCACCGACGAGACGGGCGCCGAGCACCACGTCGAGCGAGAGTACGCGGTGCTCGACCGGGTGGGGAGGCTCCAGCTGCCGCACGAGTACCTCGAGCGCCTCCGGATGCGCGACCGCGTGCGCCTCGAGCTCGAACGCGACCACGTGCAGGTGCACCCGACGGGCGACGAGGAGGACGGGCGATGA
- a CDS encoding ArsR/SmtB family transcription factor has protein sequence MVLRYRLVDADIGGIRFGISPLCELGLSLRAIRDPGAFPLQLGWLRRTEAARSRIDMTTLMALIDDRLWTPDFLNPRPASPLTRIDEEFAALEALDPDVFTHDLEAVHGRVPAPLRGDRPAAIRRTVRALRQLWDEAFAPHWPRMRAVLEADVVYRGRRISRHGLADMFGGLSSTVSFDGTVVSIALRDPTDREYAGAGLTLVPTMFTRRASAPVGDGPPMLMYPARGQGALWETEAVPDVDAVAALLGASRTRLLAALGQPASSTELAVRFDVTPSAVNQHLRVLRDAGLLTAVRYGRSVLYLRSELGSALLAAGGA, from the coding sequence ATGGTGCTGAGGTACCGGCTCGTGGACGCCGACATCGGCGGCATCCGGTTCGGCATCTCGCCGCTGTGCGAGCTGGGGCTGTCACTGCGCGCCATCCGCGACCCCGGCGCCTTCCCGTTGCAGCTCGGCTGGCTGCGCCGCACCGAGGCGGCGCGCAGCCGCATCGACATGACGACCCTCATGGCGCTCATCGACGACCGGCTGTGGACGCCCGACTTCCTGAACCCGCGCCCCGCATCCCCCCTCACCCGCATCGACGAGGAGTTCGCGGCGCTCGAGGCACTCGACCCCGACGTCTTCACCCACGACCTCGAGGCCGTGCACGGCCGGGTGCCGGCCCCGCTGCGCGGCGACCGGCCGGCCGCCATCCGGCGCACCGTCCGCGCCCTCCGCCAGCTCTGGGACGAGGCGTTCGCCCCGCACTGGCCGCGCATGCGCGCCGTGCTCGAGGCGGATGTCGTGTACCGCGGGCGCCGCATCTCGCGGCACGGCCTGGCCGACATGTTCGGCGGGCTGTCGTCGACGGTGTCGTTCGACGGCACCGTCGTGTCGATCGCGCTGCGCGATCCCACCGACCGCGAGTACGCGGGCGCGGGCCTCACCCTCGTGCCGACGATGTTCACCCGCCGCGCCTCGGCCCCCGTCGGTGACGGCCCGCCCATGCTCATGTACCCGGCCCGGGGCCAGGGCGCCCTGTGGGAGACCGAGGCGGTGCCGGACGTCGACGCCGTCGCCGCGCTGCTCGGCGCCTCGCGCACGCGCCTGCTCGCGGCGCTCGGCCAGCCGGCATCGTCGACGGAGCTGGCGGTGCGCTTCGACGTGACCCCCTCGGCCGTCAACCAGCACCTGCGCGTGCTGCGCGACGCCGGCCTGCTGACGGCCGTGCGCTACGGCCGCAGCGTGCTCTACCTGCGCTCGGAGCTCGGCTCGGCGCTGCTCGCCGCGGGCGGCGCGTGA
- a CDS encoding aromatic ring-opening dioxygenase LigA, producing the protein MSAQSTTVVLPARAAGLARLTGLAGILGGILLIITAAAVWITVSTELRAENIVIPDDAIAFQGKVVDGPIDALIQAEIIREHALDASDGKTYAELDREDPLRATVMNASFLRTSLFTSVVSFGVALLAAGVGVLFILFGLSLRAVVPSPRKAAAPVAPATDV; encoded by the coding sequence ATGTCTGCGCAGTCCACCACCGTCGTCCTGCCGGCCCGCGCCGCCGGGCTCGCCCGGCTCACCGGGCTCGCCGGGATCCTGGGCGGCATCCTGCTGATCATCACGGCCGCCGCCGTCTGGATCACCGTCTCGACCGAGCTGCGCGCCGAGAACATCGTCATCCCCGACGACGCGATCGCCTTCCAGGGCAAGGTCGTCGACGGCCCCATCGACGCCCTCATCCAGGCGGAGATCATCCGCGAGCACGCGCTCGACGCGAGCGACGGCAAGACCTATGCGGAGCTCGACCGCGAGGACCCGCTGCGCGCGACGGTCATGAACGCCTCGTTCCTGCGCACCTCGCTGTTCACCTCGGTCGTCTCGTTCGGCGTCGCCCTGCTCGCCGCCGGCGTCGGGGTGCTGTTCATCCTGTTCGGGCTCTCGCTGCGCGCGGTGGTCCCGTCGCCGCGCAAGGCGGCAGCGCCCGTCGCGCCCGCGACCGACGTCTAG
- a CDS encoding ribbon-helix-helix domain-containing protein, with product MTDTAVAPALSVLRGVRRVAVIAIIVSLVVAAALGIFALLSGDFGQLQGQILLTTLTVAAFGTTALCHLAVVRRAVRAVGYVGIAVSVGAAASALVLIWYYIGSQWDDGATFWWKALAVLSIAALSLAQANLLLLLADRPQLAIRIALGITLVAIAVVAVMLAVPTLSDGEIPGYENGETYWRIFGVIAILDVLGTIALPVLGLVLRREGAGHAPHEAVPPAPDMLALDPELAARLDAAAQTAGVPREQFARELLARALDTAP from the coding sequence ATGACCGACACCGCCGTCGCACCCGCCCTGTCCGTGCTGCGCGGTGTGCGCCGCGTCGCCGTGATCGCGATCATCGTCTCGCTCGTCGTCGCGGCGGCGCTCGGCATCTTCGCCCTGCTGAGCGGCGACTTCGGGCAACTGCAGGGCCAGATCCTGCTGACGACGCTCACCGTGGCGGCCTTCGGCACCACGGCGCTGTGCCATCTGGCGGTCGTGCGCCGCGCCGTGCGCGCGGTCGGCTACGTCGGCATCGCCGTGAGCGTGGGGGCGGCGGCGAGCGCGCTCGTGCTCATCTGGTACTACATCGGCTCCCAGTGGGACGACGGGGCGACCTTCTGGTGGAAGGCGCTCGCCGTGCTCTCCATCGCCGCGCTGAGCCTCGCCCAGGCGAACCTGCTGCTGCTGCTCGCCGACCGACCGCAGCTCGCGATCCGGATCGCCCTCGGGATCACGCTGGTCGCGATCGCGGTGGTCGCCGTGATGCTCGCCGTGCCGACGCTGAGCGACGGGGAGATCCCGGGCTACGAGAACGGGGAGACCTACTGGCGCATCTTCGGCGTCATCGCGATCCTCGACGTGCTCGGCACGATCGCGCTGCCCGTGCTCGGCCTCGTGCTGCGGCGGGAGGGCGCCGGCCACGCGCCGCACGAGGCGGTGCCGCCGGCTCCCGACATGCTCGCGCTCGACCCCGAGCTCGCGGCGCGGCTCGACGCCGCGGCGCAGACGGCCGGCGTGCCGCGCGAGCAGTTCGCCCGCGAACTGCTCGCCCGCGCCCTCGATACCGCCCCGTAG
- a CDS encoding FtsX-like permease family protein: MRRHAGVFGSLLAVAAIVTGLALGVLGIIDRASATGVRAELADRTGEEGALRATLRLTGDPVSSDTRMRAAIADTFRDGDREVPVTVRHELRSGRAVPFTRVDPGDAAASDAPAATLALAGIPDLADAAELTAGRWPASAAEAALQADAATALGLDAGDRIELAGRVLEISGLWRVSDALDPRWVADPLLVSGDDGTGRGNLGPLVVDESVGAAVGADRLDSWTIVPRVAELEPHDLAAIAIAWGAFPDTADALDLGALVDQDGLLAITARDLDRRVRALDATGPASLLLVAMIALVTFVELGRLLSEVRLRELGLLWARGATPGEVAAATAAEAAIAAGAGAALGAGLAATLVAAGDPGGLARLGASWGAIPAGVVAAAVLAVAAHGLLATRRAARPDDPARTGRGQRIAGGGLVVLVALAAGLATWQLRLYGSPVTRDAEGGSSVDAIAVSAPALLVAALALGGLLLFPRIARAAERRASRDPRAMRALVARSLARRLALAATPIALVALAGSQLLVAAGYAGSWERSHAQTHALRAGAELRVDAGPVGLDGTALATLAATPGVDRVAPSPRDLVELADEDVRVVGIGADALRELGLDGGTLDLAALADGIRVAPAGTALPVGAARVAAVLSTPEGLAPVRVTLWLQTADGLLLRADATPGPDGYTVPVPSRPDTEWRLVALDVELPFSMDAFDGIPVELDSLRVDGAALAVGAGWRGTSLFDGSALEATGTNGAVVLPGGGARFMQAGPDRAVPIAVSRTVARLMGSTVGTEFALPLTGGDLRVSVAAIVDGVPGSDRSAAILVDAGTLELAALRSLPEPPDPEVVWVGSAQPAGTAEALRDALGGGVRVVLASDDPVARMLAASRVVFWATAAGSAALALVALGAVAGAQLGSRRDETAVLRALGFSARQQGAQRRRELGAVVGYGALVGLVAGAVVVAVPISTFVRAAIPDVYDSVATEVRVDLLGLAIGAGAFGLAVAILIAGYGAIVERQALGARVPEDSR; the protein is encoded by the coding sequence TTGCGACGGCACGCGGGCGTCTTCGGCAGCCTGCTGGCCGTCGCGGCGATCGTCACGGGCCTCGCCCTCGGGGTGCTCGGCATCATCGACCGCGCCTCGGCGACCGGGGTGCGCGCGGAGCTCGCCGACCGCACGGGCGAGGAGGGTGCGCTGCGGGCGACGCTGCGGCTGACGGGCGATCCCGTCTCCTCCGATACGCGGATGCGGGCGGCGATCGCCGACACCTTCCGCGACGGCGACCGCGAGGTGCCGGTGACCGTGCGCCACGAGCTGCGCTCGGGCCGCGCCGTGCCGTTCACCCGCGTCGACCCGGGCGATGCCGCGGCATCCGATGCTCCGGCTGCGACTCTCGCGCTCGCGGGCATCCCCGACCTCGCCGACGCCGCGGAGCTCACGGCCGGCCGGTGGCCCGCATCGGCCGCCGAGGCCGCGCTGCAGGCGGATGCGGCGACCGCGCTCGGTCTCGACGCCGGCGACCGGATCGAGCTCGCCGGCCGGGTGCTCGAGATCTCGGGCCTGTGGCGGGTCTCGGACGCGCTCGACCCGCGCTGGGTGGCGGATCCCCTGCTCGTCTCGGGCGACGACGGCACGGGCCGCGGCAACCTCGGGCCGCTCGTCGTCGACGAGTCGGTGGGGGCCGCCGTCGGCGCCGACCGCCTCGACTCCTGGACGATCGTCCCCCGCGTCGCCGAGCTCGAGCCGCACGACCTCGCCGCCATCGCGATCGCGTGGGGCGCTTTCCCCGACACGGCCGATGCCCTCGACCTCGGTGCGCTCGTCGACCAGGACGGCCTGCTCGCCATCACCGCACGCGACCTCGACCGCCGCGTGCGCGCGCTCGACGCGACCGGCCCCGCGTCGCTGCTGCTCGTCGCCATGATCGCGCTCGTGACCTTCGTCGAACTCGGCCGGCTGCTCTCCGAGGTGCGCCTGCGCGAGCTCGGCCTGCTGTGGGCGCGCGGCGCGACGCCCGGCGAGGTCGCCGCCGCGACCGCGGCCGAGGCGGCCATCGCCGCCGGTGCCGGTGCGGCGCTCGGCGCCGGCCTCGCCGCGACGCTCGTCGCGGCGGGCGACCCGGGCGGCCTCGCCCGGCTCGGCGCGAGCTGGGGTGCGATCCCGGCGGGCGTCGTCGCGGCCGCCGTGCTCGCCGTCGCCGCGCACGGCCTGCTCGCGACACGACGCGCCGCCCGTCCCGACGACCCCGCGCGGACGGGGCGCGGCCAGCGCATCGCCGGCGGCGGCCTCGTGGTGCTGGTCGCCCTCGCCGCGGGGCTCGCGACGTGGCAACTGCGCCTCTACGGCTCGCCCGTGACCCGCGATGCCGAGGGGGGCAGCTCCGTGGACGCGATCGCGGTGAGCGCCCCCGCGCTGCTCGTCGCGGCGCTCGCGCTGGGCGGCCTCCTGCTCTTCCCCCGGATCGCACGGGCCGCCGAGCGACGCGCGTCACGCGATCCGCGGGCCATGCGCGCTCTCGTGGCGCGCAGCCTCGCGCGGCGTCTCGCACTCGCCGCGACCCCCATCGCGCTCGTCGCGCTCGCGGGCTCGCAACTGCTCGTCGCGGCCGGCTACGCCGGTTCGTGGGAGCGCTCCCACGCCCAGACCCACGCCCTCCGCGCCGGCGCCGAGCTGCGCGTCGACGCCGGCCCCGTGGGCCTCGACGGCACCGCGCTCGCGACGCTCGCGGCCACCCCCGGCGTCGACCGGGTCGCCCCCTCCCCGCGCGACCTCGTCGAACTCGCCGACGAGGACGTGCGCGTCGTCGGCATCGGCGCCGACGCGCTGCGCGAGCTCGGACTCGACGGCGGCACGCTCGACCTCGCGGCGCTCGCCGACGGCATCCGCGTCGCCCCCGCCGGCACCGCCCTCCCGGTGGGCGCCGCACGCGTCGCCGCCGTGCTGAGCACCCCCGAAGGACTCGCGCCGGTGCGGGTGACGCTCTGGCTGCAGACGGCCGACGGCCTGCTGCTGCGCGCCGACGCCACCCCCGGCCCGGACGGCTACACGGTGCCGGTCCCCTCGCGACCCGACACCGAGTGGCGGCTCGTGGCCCTCGACGTCGAGCTGCCGTTCTCGATGGATGCCTTCGACGGCATCCCGGTCGAGCTCGACTCGCTGCGGGTGGACGGCGCCGCACTCGCCGTGGGCGCCGGCTGGCGCGGCACGAGCCTGTTCGACGGCTCGGCGCTCGAGGCGACCGGGACGAACGGCGCCGTCGTGCTGCCCGGCGGGGGCGCCCGGTTCATGCAGGCCGGCCCGGACCGGGCGGTACCGATCGCGGTGTCGCGCACCGTGGCCCGGCTCATGGGTTCGACCGTCGGCACCGAGTTCGCCCTGCCGCTCACGGGCGGCGACCTGCGCGTGAGCGTCGCGGCGATCGTCGACGGCGTGCCGGGATCCGACCGCAGCGCCGCGATCCTCGTCGACGCCGGGACGCTCGAACTCGCCGCGCTCCGCAGTCTGCCTGAGCCACCCGACCCGGAGGTGGTCTGGGTGGGATCCGCGCAGCCGGCCGGGACGGCCGAGGCGCTGCGGGACGCCCTCGGCGGCGGTGTGCGCGTCGTGCTCGCGAGCGACGACCCGGTCGCCCGCATGCTCGCCGCCTCGCGCGTCGTGTTCTGGGCGACGGCCGCCGGGTCCGCGGCGCTCGCGCTCGTCGCCCTCGGGGCGGTCGCGGGGGCCCAGCTCGGATCCCGCCGCGACGAGACCGCCGTGCTGCGCGCGCTCGGCTTCTCGGCGCGGCAGCAGGGCGCCCAGCGGCGCCGCGAGCTCGGGGCGGTCGTCGGCTACGGCGCGCTCGTCGGACTCGTCGCGGGAGCAGTCGTCGTGGCCGTGCCGATCTCGACCTTCGTGCGGGCCGCGATCCCCGACGTGTACGACTCGGTCGCGACGGAGGTGCGCGTCGACCTCCTCGGGCTCGCGATCGGCGCGGGCGCGTTCGGGCTCGCCGTGGCGATCCTCATCGCCGGCTACGGCGCGATCGTCGAGCGTCAGGCCCTCGGCGCCCGGGTTCCGGAGGACTCCCGATGA